Part of the Chlamydia muridarum str. Nigg genome is shown below.
AAAAGATTATGAATGCAATTTTGCTTGCATACGAGTAGAGAGTCTGTATCCATTGTATTTAGAAGATTTATTGGCTCTAATAGGCAAGTATCCTCAAGTTGAACATTACGTATGGTTGCAAGAAGAACCCCAAAATATGGGAGTATTCAGTTATTTTGCGTTAGCAACGGACGAGATTTTCCCTAGTAAATTGCAATGTGTTTGTCGTCCTAGAAGTAGTTCGACTGCAACAGGATCTGCAAATTTGAGCCAAAAAGAATTATCCACATTAATGGAAACATTGTTTTCTATAGGTAGAGAGTAGAGCATGAGTATAGAGGTTCGTATCCCCAATATCGCAGAGTCTATTAGTGAAGTCACGGTATCTGCATTGCTGGTTGCATCCGGAGATTTTGTGCAAGAGAATCAGGGGATTCTAGAGATAGAAAGTGATAAGGTGAATCAATTGATTTATGCTCCCTGCTCAGGAAGAGTAGAATGGAGTGTTTCCGTAGGTGATACGGTGGCTGTTGGAAGCGTCGTGGGCACCATCTGCAAATTGGAAAACCAGGATACTCCATCTATTCATGAGCAAATGCCATTCAGTCTTGTGGAGCAAGAAAGCGATGCACAGATTATCTCCTTCCCTTCATCAGTACGACAGGATCCTCCTGCAGAAGGGAAAACATTTGTTCCTCTGAAGGAGATAGAACGAGATTCTTCCGATAAGAAAGAATCTCGAGAATCTATGAGTGCTATTCGTAAGACGATTTCTCGTAGATTAGTTCAAGCTTTGCATGATTCGGCAATGTTAACTACGTTTAACGAAGTATGTATGGGGCCGATTATTGCTTTGCGAAAAGAAAAACAAGAAGCTTTTGTTTCCAAGTATGGTGTTAAGCTTGGTTTTATGTCCTTTTTTGTTAAAGCAGTAGTAGATTCTTTGAAAAAATACCCTAGGGTTAATGCTTATATCAATGGGAATGAAATCGTTTATAGACATTACTACGATATTTCTATTGCTGTAGGGACAGATCGTGGATTGGTCGTTCCAGTGATTCGTAATTGTGACCGGTTATCATGTGGAGAAATTGAGGTGCAACTTGCAGATTTAGCTTCGCGGGCTAGAGATGGGAAGCTTGCTATTCATGAGTTGGAAGGAGGGAGCTTCACAATTACTAAC
Proteins encoded:
- the sucB gene encoding dihydrolipoyllysine-residue succinyltransferase, whose protein sequence is MSIEVRIPNIAESISEVTVSALLVASGDFVQENQGILEIESDKVNQLIYAPCSGRVEWSVSVGDTVAVGSVVGTICKLENQDTPSIHEQMPFSLVEQESDAQIISFPSSVRQDPPAEGKTFVPLKEIERDSSDKKESRESMSAIRKTISRRLVQALHDSAMLTTFNEVCMGPIIALRKEKQEAFVSKYGVKLGFMSFFVKAVVDSLKKYPRVNAYINGNEIVYRHYYDISIAVGTDRGLVVPVIRNCDRLSCGEIEVQLADLASRARDGKLAIHELEGGSFTITNGGVYGSLLSTPIINPPQVGILGMHKIEKRPVVKDDSIIIADMMYVAMSYDHRIIDGKEAVGFLVNVKELLEQPELLLTI